TTGCGCAGACGAAAACAAAAGCAGTTAAAAAAAGCGCGACATCTACTAAATCGACAAAAAATGTCTCACTACCTACTACCTATTCTATTGAGCTTCACAAACTCAATGATTTCGATAGCCTAAAAAATTTATATCCGTGGCTAGAGTCAGCGGACGAAAGACAGAGCTATACAAAATTTGCCAATTACAATTTAGGTACTAAGAAATTCTTCATCTTTTATCAAGAGGGCGAATGCGGAATTTTGGGTTGTACTTTAAAAATTTTTGTACTCGATAGTATAAAAAATATTCACAGTAAAGCACTAGATGTAACATTTAACGCTGAGACAGATATTGCAATGCTCTCAAAAGTGAAATCCGAATATTTCGTATTCTTCTATGGCGCGCAGGATCAGGCTTCGTGGAAAATGATCAAAGATGAATTCATAAAACAATAAATTAAATACACTTATATGAAACAGTTATTTTTAGCTCTTTTAAGCACTTTGATCTTAATGGCTGGCCTTTCTGCCCAAATAAAACAAACTAATAAAAATATTGATCGTGCGATAGAGACAGCCAGTACAATTGCAGATATTTTTAAAGCAAAAAAGAAAATTAGAAATGATGTCGATTCCATTAAAAATGTGATTTCAACAAACGCTAAGCTTAAGCCTGGCGATTTATCTCCTAATGCTGTAGTACTTGATGTTGATCGTATGTACAACTTCAATCATGGCGCTGCTGTCGTTCAAAAAGGCAACAAATATGCAATGATGGACACTACAGGGAATACAGTTATAGGGTTTGGCAACACCGTTATTCTTAGTAAAAGCCCACAATTTTTATACGAGCGAAAATTTACGAATAAGCTAACTTCTTACTCGGGAGAAATGAGTACAGGATTATTTTCAGGAGATGGATTTATTAACTATAAAGGTGAGATTATTGGTTCTTCTTTTATAAAAAAAGGATTTATAATTAACGGGCTTTCATACGATGGAAAATATGTGAGCTTTTATTTAAACAAGAAATACGTCTATGTAGATGTTGATCAAAATTCTTATTCAGTCGAAGAAAACTTGAAAAATCTTTCTGAAAATATTGGCATCACAGTGAAGCGTAGTGCGAATGGAAAGGAATTGTATGGATATAGAAATTTAGGCAATAAAGCTATTACCGATAAAATCTATGATGTAGCAGAACCTTTCTTTGATGGCATGGCTTGTGTAGGCAAGAAGGATTTCTATGGAGAAGTTAAATATGGCTTTATTGATACGACGGGAAAAGAAGTTATTCCTTGTCAATATACTAATGAACCTATGAACTTTTCTTGCGGATTTGCAAAGGTTGTTCCTAAAGATAAAGGAGAATATAAAAGCTGTTACATCAATAAAAAGGGAGATGTCGTTTTTAAAATAAAGGACAAAGATTTTGATATGTTCCTAAGAGGTTATGCTTTCAACGGAACTTCTGTTATGGACACGCTAGGAAAGATATATACGCATACGCAGTTTCTAGAAAAATGGGGAATCAAATCTGACCTTTTAATTCTGGATTATAAATATGCTTTTAATGATGGAAAAATCAGAGTTCGCGGTAAATCGAAACAAGAGCCAGCCCAACAGGCATTTGGTTATATAGATTTAAGAACAAATAAGTTTGTAGAACCCTATTTTAGAGATTGGGGCGCCAGCGCAGGAAATGCACCTTATTTTGATCCTGTAGCTAAACTTGCATACGTAGAATACTATTTGGGCAAAGATGCAGCAGGTAAAGAAAAATACCGCAAAGGCTATATTAATGAAGATGGCATTTTTATGATAGTGATGGCAGAAAAATCTGCATGGTAGTGAGGTTTATCGTTTCCCGTTTCAAGCCGGTCATTTGACCGGTTTTTTTATTTCATTTAGGTCTTATCTTTGGTTTTAAATTATCCGTTATATGGAGGTCATTTGTTTACAAGAACCAGCCTTTTACGCGCTTATAGAAGAGGTCTATGAGCGTCTTAAAATCAAAGAGCAACTTAAAGAAGACAAGTGGATCACCGACGAGCAGGCTATGGCTCTTCTCAACATCAAATCAAAAACAACAATGCAGAAGCTAAGAGATGAGGGAAAGCTCCGCTATTCGCATCCGCAGAAGAAAACTATTCTTTACGACCGAAACTCTATCAACGAATATCTCGAAAAAAATGCGAGGGAAACATTTTAAAAATGGAAAACGAACAAACACCAACGCCGGAATATCAGAAAGGTTTTAATGAGGGCTATCTTATAACTAAGCATTTACCTGATTTAGCAGATACGATTTCCAAAGCAATTACTGCTTCAGAAAGATCGGAAGGATTTAAAGATGGCCGTAATGAATTTAATTTAGAAAAAACAGTGAGTATAATGCCTGCCTATCTAAAGGGTAATTTCAGAGAAAATCATTCACATGTTAAAGAAAAAGACAGGGATGACAGGGATATTTCTTTTGAAAATGATTAAAATTATTCTTTCTCGGGTTCGATTGAATCTCGATTATTCCCTGACTCTTTTATATTAAAAGGCTTTAAATAATCAGGTAGAAATTGAGAGTACAGTTTTGGAACATCGGTAAACTTTGAAACCTCTGAGACCTTTTCCTTTTTTTCATTCACAGAATTTTGATTTGCCGGAATTTTTTCTTTTTCATCGGGATTTTTATAAATAATCATTCCATCCATCAATCTTTGATTTAAAATTTCCTGCTCACTTTCAGGCAAACTTCTTGATAAAAAATCTACTTTTTTAAAGGCTTCTATCCTGGCCTCCTGAATATCTTTATTTAATAAATCAATTCTTTCAAAAGCAGATGCGGGATTAAAATTTAGAGGTTTAAGACGAGGACCTTCTTCCAGAATTTCTTTAATCAGTTCAAGTTTGGGTTTAATAATATTACGTGTGTCACTTGCAATATTGTCGACAATTTCTTCTTTAGAAAGTTGGTTATTCGTTTCCAAGTTTGATTTTTTAGCTAATTACAAAAATGTTTTCATTTGTGCAAGGGTGTTTTCCCCGTAATAGATTGGGTATAAAAGTCTGGCTTGATTAGCAAATAATTTGTAGGTTCGGCCTTAACTTAACCGAACATTATTCGCCCTTGAATAAATTTAATCTTGATACCATCCTTATTGAATTCTCAGGTCACAACTGGACAGCGCGCCAGGCTGTGGAAGGAACTCAAATATTCGGAGGTATTGGCTCCGGAAAAACTTCAGGATCAGGCCGTTTTCTTGCATTAAAATATTTAAGCGCTGGTTTTGGCGGTCTTGTACTTACTGCCAAGACGGATGAACGTGAATTGTGGGAAGAATATTGCCGTCTTACAAATCGAATGAATGATCTCATTGTCGTATCTCCCAATAATAATAATTTTTTTAATTTCCTTGAATATGAATCAAGGGAAACGGAAAGCGGTAAATCACTTTCAGAAAATATCGTTCAAATTCTTAAAGCGGTTATACAGGCGGGAGAAGAAAAGGATGGACAATCAGATGATCAATTTTGGGAATCTGCCTTGGATATGCTCATTTCCAATTCTGTAGATCTTTGCTTACTTGCCTATGGCAAAGTAAATATTCAAATGCTCTATGACATTGTTCAGAGCTTGCCCAATAAAAACGATAATTCAAAGGATGACTCGAAAACACTTACAGCTTTTGAAAAAGCCTATTCTTGCGCTGT
The Ferruginibacter albus DNA segment above includes these coding regions:
- a CDS encoding helix-turn-helix domain-containing protein, coding for MEVICLQEPAFYALIEEVYERLKIKEQLKEDKWITDEQAMALLNIKSKTTMQKLRDEGKLRYSHPQKKTILYDRNSINEYLEKNARETF
- a CDS encoding WG repeat-containing protein; the encoded protein is MKQLFLALLSTLILMAGLSAQIKQTNKNIDRAIETASTIADIFKAKKKIRNDVDSIKNVISTNAKLKPGDLSPNAVVLDVDRMYNFNHGAAVVQKGNKYAMMDTTGNTVIGFGNTVILSKSPQFLYERKFTNKLTSYSGEMSTGLFSGDGFINYKGEIIGSSFIKKGFIINGLSYDGKYVSFYLNKKYVYVDVDQNSYSVEENLKNLSENIGITVKRSANGKELYGYRNLGNKAITDKIYDVAEPFFDGMACVGKKDFYGEVKYGFIDTTGKEVIPCQYTNEPMNFSCGFAKVVPKDKGEYKSCYINKKGDVVFKIKDKDFDMFLRGYAFNGTSVMDTLGKIYTHTQFLEKWGIKSDLLILDYKYAFNDGKIRVRGKSKQEPAQQAFGYIDLRTNKFVEPYFRDWGASAGNAPYFDPVAKLAYVEYYLGKDAAGKEKYRKGYINEDGIFMIVMAEKSAW